A genomic stretch from Candidatus Ishikawaella capsulata Mpkobe includes:
- the lepA gene encoding translation elongation factor 4, giving the protein MNKIRNFSIIAHIDHGKSTLSDQFIKICGGLSHREMASQVLDSMDLERERGITIKAHSVTLNYKAKNNEVYQLNFIDTPGHVDFSYEVSRSLAACEGALLLVDVTQGVEAQTLSNCYAAMDINLEILIVLNKIDLSSGDPQRISQEIEDIIGISASDAIQCSAKTGIGVIELLERIVRDIPPPQGNPNAPLQALIIDSWFDNYLGVICLIRIKNGTIKKGEKIKVMSTGCIYNVERIGIFSPKQIDKKELICGEVGWLVCTIKDVFGAPVGDTLTGAYHSADKALPGFKKIKPQVYAGIFPMYSEQYQSFRDALNKLSLNDASFFYESESSMALGLGFRCGFLGLLHMDIIRERLEREYNLNLITTAPTVIYEIQTNNNDIFYVDNPAKLPPLNNIKELREPVAECNILLPKKYIGNAITLCTEKRGVQRDIIYHGNHVSIIYDIPLAELVVNFFDTLKSTSKGYASLQYNFKYFQCSDMVRVDILINAEPVDALASIIHRKSAQNYGREIVNKMKELIPRHQFDIVIQAAIGHHIIARSTIKQLRKNVLAKCYGGDVSRKKKLLKKQKEGKKRIKQIGNVKLPQEAFMAILQIDKDRK; this is encoded by the coding sequence ATGAATAAAATAAGAAATTTTTCTATTATTGCTCATATTGATCATGGTAAATCAACTCTTTCTGATCAATTTATTAAGATATGTGGTGGCTTAAGTCATCGAGAAATGGCTTCACAAGTACTGGATTCTATGGATTTGGAGAGAGAACGCGGAATTACTATCAAAGCACACAGTGTAACACTAAATTATAAAGCAAAAAATAATGAAGTGTATCAATTAAATTTTATTGATACTCCAGGCCACGTGGATTTTTCGTATGAAGTTTCTCGTTCTTTAGCTGCCTGTGAAGGAGCATTATTATTAGTTGATGTTACTCAAGGGGTAGAAGCGCAAACCTTATCAAATTGCTATGCAGCTATGGATATAAATCTTGAAATACTAATTGTCCTAAATAAAATAGATTTATCTTCTGGGGATCCCCAACGCATCTCTCAAGAAATAGAAGATATTATCGGGATTAGTGCAAGTGATGCTATTCAGTGTTCTGCAAAAACTGGTATTGGTGTAATTGAATTGTTAGAAAGAATAGTCAGGGATATTCCTCCTCCTCAAGGAAATCCTAACGCTCCATTACAAGCGTTAATTATCGACTCTTGGTTTGATAATTATCTAGGAGTAATATGTCTAATACGTATTAAAAATGGCACTATAAAAAAAGGTGAAAAAATAAAAGTTATGAGTACAGGATGTATTTATAATGTTGAGCGTATAGGAATTTTTTCACCAAAACAAATAGATAAAAAAGAATTAATATGTGGTGAAGTAGGTTGGTTAGTTTGTACTATTAAAGATGTTTTTGGTGCTCCTGTAGGGGATACTTTAACAGGAGCATATCATAGCGCAGACAAAGCATTACCAGGATTTAAAAAAATTAAACCACAGGTATATGCTGGAATTTTTCCTATGTATTCTGAACAATATCAATCTTTCCGCGATGCTTTAAACAAACTCAGTTTAAATGATGCTTCTTTTTTTTATGAATCAGAAAGTTCTATGGCGCTTGGATTGGGATTCCGCTGCGGCTTTCTGGGTTTATTACATATGGATATTATCCGAGAACGTTTAGAGAGAGAGTATAACTTAAATTTAATTACTACAGCTCCGACAGTAATTTATGAAATACAAACAAATAATAATGATATATTTTATGTAGATAATCCTGCTAAATTACCTCCATTAAACAATATAAAAGAACTACGTGAACCAGTCGCTGAATGTAATATTTTACTTCCTAAAAAATATATAGGTAATGCAATTACTCTTTGCACGGAAAAGCGGGGTGTTCAAAGAGATATAATCTATCATGGAAATCATGTATCTATAATATATGATATTCCTCTAGCTGAGTTAGTAGTCAATTTTTTTGACACACTTAAATCCACTTCTAAAGGGTATGCTTCTTTACAATATAACTTTAAGTATTTCCAATGTTCTGATATGGTACGTGTAGATATTCTCATTAATGCAGAACCGGTAGATGCCTTAGCATCTATTATACATCGCAAAAGTGCACAAAACTATGGTCGTGAAATAGTCAATAAAATGAAAGAACTAATTCCGCGTCATCAATTTGATATTGTAATTCAAGCTGCCATTGGGCATCACATTATAGCACGTTCAACTATAAAACAACTTCGTAAAAATGTCCTTGCCAAATGTTATGGCGGTGATGTAAGCCGCAAAAAAAAATTATTAAAAAAGCAAAAAGAGGGTAAGAAAAGGATAAAACAAATAGGTAATGTTAAATTGCCTCAAGAAGCATTTATGGCAATTTTACAAATTGATAAAGATAGAAAATAA
- the hisD gene encoding histidinol dehydrogenase has product MKKFYVPVQWEKCNVKEQQSLLARPLIITSNKVTQTVQDIIERVRSDRDKALRSFSLRFDKIKINKFQIDSHHIAQADAAIDKNLKHAINKAFINIKTFHKAQTLKTIDIETQPGVRCQQVTRPINCVGLYIPGGSVTLFSTLLMLAIPAKIAGCNRIVVCSPPPITNEILYSAYLCGITEIFQIGGAQAIAALAFGTESIPKVDKIFGPGNIYVTETKRQVSQYFDGAAIDMPAGPSEIMIIADNSANPAFVAADLLSQAEHGADSQVILLTPEKTIISNVIEEIQQQINHLKRKLIIEKSFDNSSLIIARDLDQCLQIANQYGPEHLIIQTENPRDLLEKITNAGSVFLGKWSPGSAGDYASGTNHVLPTYGYTNTYSSLGVIDFQKRMVVQELTQLGLVNLSETIQILAEYEQMEAHKKAVALRIAAI; this is encoded by the coding sequence ATGAAAAAATTTTATGTACCAGTGCAATGGGAAAAATGTAATGTTAAGGAACAACAATCCTTGCTAGCAAGACCCCTAATTATAACTTCTAATAAAGTTACTCAAACAGTGCAGGACATAATAGAACGAGTAAGAAGCGATAGAGATAAAGCTTTACGTAGTTTTAGTCTACGTTTTGATAAAATCAAAATAAATAAATTTCAAATCGATAGCCATCATATTGCTCAAGCTGATGCAGCTATAGATAAAAATCTTAAACATGCAATAAACAAAGCTTTTATAAATATTAAAACTTTTCATAAGGCACAAACATTAAAAACAATAGATATTGAAACACAACCAGGAGTACGTTGCCAACAGGTTACACGGCCAATAAATTGTGTAGGATTATATATTCCTGGAGGTTCAGTAACACTATTTTCTACCTTATTAATGTTAGCTATACCAGCAAAAATAGCCGGTTGTAACCGCATAGTAGTATGTTCACCTCCACCAATTACTAATGAGATATTATATTCTGCATATTTATGTGGCATCACAGAAATATTTCAAATAGGTGGAGCACAAGCAATTGCTGCTCTTGCATTTGGAACTGAATCTATTCCTAAAGTAGATAAAATATTTGGACCAGGTAATATATATGTTACTGAAACTAAAAGACAGGTTAGTCAATATTTTGATGGAGCAGCCATAGATATGCCTGCAGGTCCCTCAGAAATTATGATCATTGCGGATAACAGTGCTAATCCTGCATTTGTGGCCGCCGATTTGCTTTCACAAGCAGAACATGGAGCTGATTCACAAGTGATTCTCTTAACTCCTGAAAAGACAATTATTAGTAATGTCATAGAAGAGATACAACAACAGATTAATCATCTCAAGCGTAAATTGATCATAGAAAAATCTTTTGATAATAGCTCGTTGATTATAGCTAGAGATTTAGATCAATGTCTACAGATTGCTAATCAATATGGACCGGAACATTTAATTATTCAAACAGAAAATCCGCGGGATTTATTAGAAAAAATTACCAATGCTGGTTCGGTATTTTTAGGTAAATGGTCACCAGGATCAGCTGGAGATTATGCTTCTGGTACTAATCATGTACTACCAACGTATGGTTATACAAATACTTATTCTAGCTTAGGTGTAATTGATTTTCAAAAACGTATGGTAGTACAAGAACTAACACAATTAGGATTAGTAAATTTATCAGAAACAATTCAAATATTAGCAGAATATGAACAAATGGAAGCCCATAAAAAAGCTGTTGCTCTACGTATAGCTGCAATATAA
- the ung gene encoding uracil-DNA glycosylase, with amino-acid sequence MNHEITWYNTLNPERKKKYFINIMEYLAKQRAAGVTIYPAYKNIFKVFTLTKLHEVKIVILGQDPYHGQNQAHGLAFSVQPGIAIPPSLGNIYKELENDILGFQVPNHGFLESWSQQGVMLLNSVLTVEAKKAFSHKNLGWEFFTDKVISVINNNCKKVIFMLWGSHAQKKSYLIDDSIHYLLKAPHPSPLSAHRGFLGCHHFSQANNILKQIGKQPINWIPKLRKIP; translated from the coding sequence ATGAATCATGAAATAACATGGTATAACACATTAAATCCCGAAAGAAAAAAAAAGTATTTCATTAATATAATGGAATATCTTGCTAAACAACGTGCAGCAGGAGTAACTATTTATCCTGCCTATAAAAATATATTTAAAGTTTTTACTTTAACCAAACTTCATGAAGTAAAAATAGTTATATTAGGACAAGATCCTTATCATGGACAGAATCAAGCGCATGGTTTAGCTTTTTCAGTGCAACCTGGAATAGCTATACCACCATCGTTAGGAAATATATATAAAGAATTAGAAAACGACATTTTAGGATTTCAAGTGCCGAATCATGGTTTTTTAGAGAGCTGGTCTCAACAAGGAGTTATGTTGCTTAATAGTGTATTAACCGTCGAAGCAAAAAAAGCATTTTCTCATAAGAATTTGGGTTGGGAATTTTTTACTGATAAGGTTATTTCTGTTATTAACAATAATTGTAAAAAGGTAATTTTTATGTTGTGGGGTTCTCATGCACAAAAAAAAAGTTACTTAATTGATGATAGCATTCATTACTTACTGAAAGCACCGCATCCTTCTCCTTTATCTGCACATCGCGGGTTCTTAGGATGTCATCATTTTTCTCAAGCAAATAATATTTTGAAACAAATAGGTAAGCAACCCATAAACTGGATACCAAAATTACGAAAAATACCATAA
- the hisG gene encoding ATP phosphoribosyltransferase has product MLDKNRLRIAIQKSGRLSEDSRKLLARCGIKINLQHQRLIAFAENMPIDVMRVRDDDIPGLIMDDVVDLGIIGQNVLEEEFLTRRAQGENPKFFTLRKLDFGNCRLSLAIPLTKKYNTIKCLNNLRIATSYPHLLKKYFDKYEIFFKSCLLNGSVEVAPRAGLADAICDLVSTGATLEANGLREVEIVYKSTAVLIQRPGSISSSKQELISKLLTRIQGVIKAQESKYIMLHAPRERIQEIMNLLPGAEYPTVVPLAGETNRVAMHMVSSENLFWETMEKLKSLGSSSILVLPIEKMME; this is encoded by the coding sequence ATGTTAGATAAAAATCGCTTACGCATAGCTATACAAAAATCTGGGCGACTAAGTGAAGATTCTCGTAAATTACTAGCACGTTGTGGTATTAAGATTAATTTACAACATCAACGTCTAATAGCTTTTGCAGAAAATATGCCAATTGATGTTATGCGTGTACGTGATGATGATATTCCAGGTTTAATAATGGATGATGTAGTAGATCTCGGCATTATAGGTCAAAATGTATTAGAAGAAGAATTCTTAACACGTCGTGCACAAGGAGAAAATCCAAAATTTTTTACTTTGCGTAAACTAGATTTTGGGAATTGTCGTTTATCATTAGCAATACCGTTAACAAAAAAATATAATACAATAAAATGTTTAAATAATCTTCGCATTGCTACTTCTTATCCACATTTATTAAAAAAATATTTTGATAAATATGAAATTTTTTTTAAATCCTGCTTATTAAATGGTTCCGTAGAAGTTGCTCCCCGTGCTGGTTTAGCTGATGCTATTTGTGATTTAGTTTCTACTGGTGCTACCTTAGAGGCTAATGGTTTACGCGAAGTAGAAATTGTATATAAATCAACAGCAGTACTTATACAGAGACCAGGTAGTATATCATCTAGTAAACAAGAATTAATCAGTAAATTACTTACACGAATTCAAGGGGTTATTAAAGCACAAGAATCAAAATATATTATGCTACATGCTCCACGGGAACGTATACAAGAAATTATGAATTTACTGCCAGGAGCAGAATATCCAACTGTAGTTCCACTAGCAGGCGAAACAAATAGAGTGGCTATGCATATGGTGAGTAGTGAAAATCTCTTTTGGGAAACTATGGAAAAACTTAAGTCTTTAGGATCTAGTTCTATTCTTGTTTTGCCGATTGAAAAAATGATGGAGTAA
- the grpE gene encoding nucleotide exchange factor GrpE: MSNKEPYVKSKQTSGDYIQQDLQDANEKSSSNPKEKIKCHDEKPIFHCSDTIDSKLDEIYDTRIAALEKQLTQLQNDLRDTRLRAQAEIENIRRRTSIDIEKAHKFALEDFTNELLPVIDSLESALEAANKENTALSNMITGIDLTLKSLLKVISKFGVKIINDINIPFNPDVHQAMSVIESNEDNVANNYIVQVMQRGYILNGRLLRPAMVIVAKKKINS; encoded by the coding sequence ATGAGTAACAAAGAACCATATGTAAAGAGCAAACAAACGTCTGGAGACTATATACAACAAGATCTGCAAGATGCCAATGAAAAATCGTCATCTAATCCAAAAGAAAAAATTAAATGTCATGATGAAAAACCAATATTTCATTGTAGTGATACTATTGATAGTAAATTAGACGAAATATATGATACACGTATAGCTGCTTTAGAAAAACAATTAACTCAACTACAAAATGATTTACGTGATACAAGATTGAGAGCACAAGCAGAAATAGAAAATATTCGTCGTCGTACTTCAATAGATATTGAAAAAGCACATAAATTTGCATTAGAAGATTTTACGAATGAATTACTTCCAGTAATAGATAGTTTAGAATCAGCCTTAGAAGCAGCTAATAAAGAAAATACTGCGTTGTCCAATATGATTACAGGCATTGATTTAACATTAAAATCCTTACTGAAGGTTATCAGTAAATTTGGAGTTAAAATTATTAATGATATAAATATCCCTTTTAATCCAGATGTACATCAAGCAATGTCCGTTATTGAATCTAATGAAGATAATGTAGCAAACAATTATATAGTACAAGTTATGCAACGCGGTTATATACTTAATGGACGCTTATTACGTCCAGCTATGGTAATAGTTGCAAAAAAAAAGATTAACTCCTAA
- a CDS encoding RnfH family protein, producing the protein MCDILVEVVYALSEKQYISKVKLTKGSIVKDAIQASGILNVHPEINFYTNKFGIYGKLVELNKILSDKDRVEIYRPIISHPRELRYRNYK; encoded by the coding sequence ATGTGTGATATTTTAGTAGAAGTAGTTTATGCATTATCTGAAAAACAATATATAAGTAAAGTTAAATTAACAAAAGGAAGCATTGTAAAAGATGCAATTCAGGCATCTGGCATATTAAATGTACATCCTGAAATAAATTTTTATACTAATAAATTTGGGATTTATGGCAAGTTAGTAGAATTAAATAAAATTTTATCAGATAAAGATCGCGTAGAAATTTATCGCCCAATAATCTCTCATCCCAGAGAATTACGTTATCGGAATTATAAATAA
- the nadK gene encoding NAD(+) kinase, translated as MQRYFHCIGIVGNTNHPHILETHAMLYNWLKASRYEVIVEKKIADLLSLKNTKHHTLEDIGKYADLAIVVGGDGNMLGAARVLAYHDIKVIGVNRGNLGFLTDINPNNMKQQLNDVLNGHFYLERRFLLEVQLYKSEDLKDLGRAVNEVIIHSGKIAHMIEFEVYIDDIFAFSQRSDGLIISTPTGSTAYSFSAGGPILTPSLNAISLVPMFPHTLSSRVLVIGSQSRIRLRFSSLCSNLKISCDSQITIPIDKDEEVLIHQSEHFLNLIHPKNYDYFHTLSSKLGWAKNIPYKYKNQ; from the coding sequence ATGCAGAGATATTTTCACTGTATTGGTATAGTTGGTAATACTAATCATCCTCATATATTAGAGACACATGCAATGCTGTATAATTGGCTTAAAGCTAGTAGATATGAAGTGATTGTAGAAAAAAAAATAGCTGATCTCTTATCATTAAAAAATACAAAACATCATACATTAGAGGATATTGGAAAATATGCTGATTTGGCTATAGTAGTAGGTGGTGATGGCAATATGTTGGGAGCCGCACGTGTATTAGCATATCATGATATTAAAGTCATAGGAGTTAATCGAGGAAACCTTGGTTTTTTAACGGATATTAATCCGAATAATATGAAACAACAGCTAAATGATGTTTTAAACGGACATTTTTATCTAGAAAGGCGCTTTTTATTAGAAGTGCAATTATATAAAAGTGAAGATCTAAAGGATCTTGGTAGAGCTGTTAATGAAGTAATAATACATTCAGGTAAAATAGCTCATATGATAGAATTTGAAGTGTATATAGATGATATTTTTGCTTTTTCACAACGTTCTGATGGTTTAATTATTTCTACACCTACTGGATCAACTGCTTATTCATTCTCTGCTGGAGGTCCAATTTTAACTCCTTCATTAAATGCGATTTCTTTAGTTCCTATGTTCCCACATACTTTATCATCGAGAGTATTAGTGATAGGTAGTCAGAGTAGGATTCGCTTACGTTTTTCTTCATTATGTAGTAATCTAAAAATTAGCTGTGATAGTCAAATTACGATACCGATTGATAAAGATGAAGAAGTATTAATTCACCAGAGTGAGCATTTTTTAAACTTAATACATCCTAAAAATTATGATTATTTTCATACTTTAAGCTCTAAATTAGGATGGGCTAAAAATATACCATATAAGTATAAAAATCAATAA
- the lepB gene encoding signal peptidase I: protein MGEKYNLILIIAIIVSVIMCLINILSINNDYYLEYANNICKKEHLLNYCKTIGSAFPMLTIVFLLRSFVCEPFRIPSASMMPTLLIGDFIFVKKFSYNIQIPFLKKLIHIKPPKRGDIVVFRYPPNPKLYYIKRIIGLPGDKITYDVNKKVLIITPNYLQNIISKKELPINYSNIQSSNFIQVFNNANYNIIADRFYKVPQNKKIFGGYRLLMRTETLDNVSHDILFIDKLPNQLNMYYHQPGQKEGSWLVPKDQYFMMGDNRDNSADSRYWGFVPEGNLIGKAVIIWLSFEKQEGKWPTGIRLSHIGYIN from the coding sequence ATGGGTGAGAAGTATAATTTAATTTTAATTATAGCAATAATAGTCAGCGTAATTATGTGTCTTATAAATATTTTATCAATTAATAATGATTATTACCTAGAATATGCTAATAATATATGTAAAAAAGAACATCTCTTAAACTATTGTAAAACTATAGGATCTGCATTTCCTATGTTAACTATAGTTTTTTTGTTACGTTCTTTTGTGTGTGAACCATTTCGGATTCCGTCTGCTTCTATGATGCCTACATTGCTAATAGGTGATTTCATTTTTGTGAAAAAATTTTCTTATAATATTCAAATACCATTTTTAAAAAAATTAATCCATATTAAACCGCCAAAGCGGGGCGATATTGTAGTATTTAGATATCCTCCAAACCCTAAATTATATTATATTAAACGCATCATTGGCTTACCAGGAGATAAAATTACTTATGATGTTAATAAAAAAGTCCTAATAATAACTCCAAATTATCTTCAGAATATTATTAGCAAAAAAGAATTACCTATAAATTATTCTAATATTCAATCCAGTAACTTCATTCAAGTATTCAATAATGCTAATTATAACATAATTGCTGATAGATTTTATAAAGTTCCACAAAATAAAAAAATATTTGGAGGGTATCGTTTACTGATGCGCACGGAAACATTAGATAATGTTAGTCATGATATCTTATTTATTGATAAGTTACCTAATCAATTAAACATGTATTATCACCAACCTGGTCAAAAAGAAGGCTCTTGGTTAGTACCTAAAGACCAATATTTTATGATGGGGGATAATCGAGATAATAGTGCTGACAGCCGTTATTGGGGTTTTGTTCCTGAAGGTAATTTAATTGGTAAAGCTGTTATAATTTGGTTAAGTTTTGAAAAACAAGAAGGAAAATGGCCGACCGGTATTAGATTGAGTCACATCGGTTATATTAATTAA
- the rnc gene encoding ribonuclease III has product MKSIQIAKLHDKLGYTFSNLELLQQALTHRSANIHHNERLEFLGDSILNYVIANALYHRFPCVNEGDMSRMRATLVRGHTLAKIAKEFDLGEYLYLGPGELKSGGCSRESILADTIEALIGGIFLDSSIQIVENLILKWYQKRLEQISPGEKQKDPKTRLQEYLQSCHLPLPYYFVNQVEGEAHDQEFTIICNVSGLDKPLVGVGPSRRQAEQHAAEQALNKLGIQ; this is encoded by the coding sequence ATGAAATCTATACAGATTGCTAAACTTCATGATAAGTTAGGCTATACTTTTTCTAATTTGGAATTATTACAGCAGGCACTTACACACCGAAGCGCTAATATTCATCATAATGAGCGTCTTGAATTTCTAGGTGATTCTATTCTTAATTATGTTATAGCAAATGCTCTGTACCATCGTTTTCCCTGCGTCAATGAAGGTGATATGAGTAGAATGCGAGCAACTTTGGTACGTGGTCATACATTAGCTAAAATAGCAAAAGAATTTGATTTAGGAGAATATCTATATCTTGGACCTGGTGAATTAAAAAGCGGTGGATGTAGTCGTGAATCGATTTTAGCCGATACTATTGAAGCACTAATAGGTGGGATATTTCTTGATAGTAGTATACAAATAGTCGAGAATTTGATTCTAAAATGGTATCAAAAGCGTTTAGAACAAATCAGTCCTGGTGAAAAACAAAAAGATCCAAAGACACGTTTGCAAGAATATTTACAATCATGTCATTTACCATTGCCCTATTATTTTGTCAATCAAGTAGAAGGTGAAGCTCATGATCAAGAGTTTACTATTATATGTAATGTCAGTGGATTAGATAAACCACTAGTAGGAGTGGGTCCAAGTCGCCGTCAAGCAGAGCAACATGCTGCTGAGCAAGCATTAAATAAATTAGGAATTCAATGA
- the smpB gene encoding SsrA-binding protein SmpB: MNKRKDNIPSSIITKNKGAYYKYNIEKELIAGIVLEGWEVKAIRAGKINITDSYISLQKGEAYLFGATFQPLAMASSHIICEAVRPRKLLLNRQEIKLIYNYINRDGYTSIPLSLYWKNAWCKITIGIARGKKYHDKRSTIKKREWEVYKKRLLKKQKY; this comes from the coding sequence ATAAATAAAAGAAAAGATAACATACCTTCCAGTATTATTACTAAAAATAAAGGTGCATATTATAAATATAATATTGAGAAGGAGTTAATAGCTGGAATTGTTTTAGAAGGATGGGAAGTGAAAGCCATTCGTGCAGGAAAAATAAATATTACAGATAGTTATATTTCACTTCAAAAAGGTGAGGCTTATCTCTTTGGAGCTACATTTCAACCTTTAGCTATGGCATCATCACATATCATCTGTGAAGCAGTACGTCCTCGTAAATTATTACTTAATCGACAAGAAATAAAGCTAATATACAATTACATTAATCGAGATGGTTATACCTCTATCCCACTTTCACTTTACTGGAAAAATGCATGGTGTAAAATTACAATAGGTATTGCTCGAGGAAAAAAATATCATGATAAACGTTCCACTATAAAAAAAAGAGAATGGGAAGTATATAAAAAACGTCTCTTAAAAAAACAAAAATATTAA
- the era gene encoding GTPase Era — MKTEKTTYCGCVAIIGPPNVGKSTLLNQLLDKQISITSNKPQTTRHCIMGIHTEDVYQIIYLDTPGFQVNSKYVINSLMNRIASRSIKEADLIIFVVNGTVWTKDNDIALDNLRKNKIPIILAINKIDQIKKKNILLPYIKYISQKINFIDIVPISAITKKNIHVISNIVKQYLPHSKHHFPSNQVSNRSECFIASEIIREKLIHSLNAELPYSLTVNIEKFIKNDYGIYNIKSIIFVEKIGQKKIIIGSKGNKIRKVRIEAEYSLQRIFLSKIDLELWVKIKEGWRNNKYLLRNLGYIEDI; from the coding sequence ATGAAAACAGAAAAAACTACTTATTGTGGTTGTGTAGCAATTATTGGACCACCAAATGTTGGTAAATCTACACTATTAAATCAGTTACTTGATAAGCAAATTTCTATTACTTCTAATAAACCACAAACTACACGTCACTGTATTATGGGCATTCATACTGAGGATGTCTACCAAATAATTTATTTAGATACTCCTGGTTTTCAGGTAAATAGCAAATATGTAATTAATAGTCTTATGAATAGGATAGCTAGTAGATCTATAAAAGAAGCAGATTTAATTATCTTTGTGGTAAATGGAACAGTATGGACAAAAGATAATGATATCGCACTTGATAATCTAAGGAAAAATAAAATTCCTATAATACTAGCTATTAATAAAATAGATCAAATTAAAAAAAAAAATATTTTACTTCCATATATTAAATATATTAGTCAAAAAATTAATTTTATCGATATAGTTCCAATCTCTGCAATAACAAAAAAAAATATTCATGTAATATCTAATATTGTAAAACAGTATCTTCCTCATTCAAAACATCATTTTCCTTCAAATCAGGTTAGTAATCGTTCAGAATGTTTTATTGCTTCAGAAATTATCCGTGAAAAGTTAATACATTCTCTTAATGCTGAATTACCTTATTCTTTAACGGTAAATATCGAAAAATTTATAAAAAATGATTATGGTATATATAATATCAAAAGTATAATTTTTGTAGAAAAAATAGGGCAAAAAAAAATAATTATTGGTAGTAAAGGTAATAAAATTAGGAAAGTGAGGATTGAAGCTGAATATAGCTTACAGAGAATATTTCTCTCAAAAATAGATCTTGAATTATGGGTAAAAATTAAGGAAGGGTGGAGAAATAATAAATATTTATTACGTAATTTAGGCTACATAGAAGATATCTAG
- a CDS encoding DUF2076 domain-containing protein translates to MNNTEQEMINGLFDRLKNADNKTAPRDEMAEKLIKEHIEKHPEAVYYMVQVILIQEEAIKKLNEQISNLEKDAAASKDKDKGKGFLSKLFGINEVFDRQRSSSNSQQIPVGSYGKIQKNTSIPSSTPISSSQNISFLNSALRTALGVAGGVMIGDVLKSFVHPSLSQEGINIPTHHHHTSDDNTILINHISPTHHDNTDDDISSSSILQEEMSLSDIDYNQDSDIDYNQDDNNDSLLYDQDDSNYDNNE, encoded by the coding sequence ATGAATAACACTGAACAGGAAATGATTAATGGTTTATTCGATCGTTTAAAAAATGCAGATAACAAGACTGCTCCGCGTGATGAAATGGCTGAAAAGTTAATTAAAGAACATATTGAAAAACACCCTGAAGCCGTATATTATATGGTTCAAGTCATTCTTATCCAGGAAGAAGCTATCAAAAAACTAAATGAACAGATTAGTAATCTAGAAAAAGACGCTGCTGCATCAAAAGATAAAGATAAAGGTAAAGGTTTTTTATCGAAACTATTTGGTATTAATGAAGTTTTTGATAGACAAAGATCATCTAGCAATAGCCAGCAAATACCTGTTGGTTCTTATGGAAAGATACAGAAAAATACTAGTATTCCATCATCAACACCAATATCTTCTTCACAAAATATAAGTTTTCTTAATAGCGCACTAAGAACAGCGCTAGGAGTGGCAGGAGGAGTAATGATTGGAGATGTGCTAAAATCATTTGTTCATCCTTCTCTATCACAAGAGGGAATTAATATTCCTACTCACCATCACCATACATCAGATGACAACACAATACTAATTAATCATATTTCTCCTACTCACCATGACAATACTGATGACGACATAAGTTCAAGTTCAATACTACAGGAAGAAATGTCGCTTTCAGATATAGATTATAACCAGGATTCAGATATAGATTATAACCAGGATGATAATAATGATTCTTTATTATATGATCAGGATGATTCAAACTATGACAATAATGAATAG